CGGTTCGGCAGGGGCTTCTTCAAGTCGGCCCTATTATAGCTTTTATCGGCGGCATTCGCAATAAATGAGAAGGTCTTGAATTTTTCGCTTCCCTCGTTGACTTGCCGAAAATTACCCGTTATCCTTATGGAGGTGATTTAAGCCACTTAGCGCAAAACTAAATCCTATTTTTATTTATGTAGTCATACATTAATCTTGCTGGACTAAATGGAGCGGTATATAAGCCTGAATCTGGTCACGATTTTCCTTATGCTATGCTCAAAACATATGTATAATTATATAAAATGGTAAGTATGCTAAATAAGCGCTGTTTTGCTTCCCGGCAATGATAAAACCGAGGAAAACGTCCGGATTCTGGCTGACTTTCATCCTTTTGTTTGGTTTTTGGATGCTGCTATCCGACCGGCGGGACATGATGCACCTTGGCTTCGGACTTGCTTCCTCTCTCCTGGTGGCCCTCTTCTCTCATGATTTGCTTATAAGAGACTCAGGATCGGGAAACACCCTTCACTGGCTGGGCATCTTCCTCAGACTTATACCGTTTTTGGGGTGGTTGCTCTGGCAAATCATTATTGCGAATATCGATGTTGCACGCCGGGTGATCGATCCCAAAATGCCAATACGACCAGGAATCGTCAAAATCAGGTCCAACATGAAAAGCGACTTGGCTCAAACCACGCTGGCAAACTCGATTACCCTGACCCCCGGCACCATGACCCTGGATATAGTGGATGGCGACATCTACATTCATTGCCTGGCAATTGAGGACGAAGAAAAGATACTGAAGAGTGAAAGGGAGTTTGAGAGACAAGTTGAACGCCTATTCAGAAAAAGGCCTGCCGGTAGGCAAGGTCAAAGGAGGGCACCCTGAGAAATGAGTGTTTTTATGTCGATCGCGCTGGCCTTGTGTTTCAGCACACTGTTATGTACTTATAGACTGATATCCGGTCCCACTTTGCCTGACCGGATAGTGGCAGCATCAGCGATTACCACCAAGACTCTGGCGATCCTGGTTCTCCTTGCTTTTATGTATGACCAGAAGATATTCCTCGACATCTCCATAACCTATGCCCTGCTGGCTTTCCTGGCGGTGCTGGCGGCCGCCCGATATCTGGGAACAGGGAGAGTAGGATGATCTTTTTTTACATAATAATCGAGATATTGGTGGTCCTCTTTCTCGTTTTGGGGGCATTGTTCTTCCTCCTGGGAACTATCGGTCTTCTTAGATTTCCTGATGTCTATACCCGGCTTCACGCCGTAACCAAATGTGATACGTTGGGACTGGGATTGATCCTGGTGGGGTTAATGCTGTATGAAGGGGCAACGCTAACCAGTGTGAAAATAGCCTTCATTATAATTTTTGTCTTTCTAACCAGTCCCACCGCCGCCCATGCCCTGGCCCGGGCGTCCTATAAACACGGGGTGAAACAATGGGACAAGAGTGTGTTGGACAGGTATAAGGAGGCCTCCTCAGGCGATGGGAATATTTGAGTTTATACTGCTGTCTTTTCTGATGTTGTTGGCTGTCGCCGTGGTCTTTATGCGGGATTTGCTGGCTGCAGCCGTTGTTTTCGCGGTCTACAGCCTGATCATGGCCATAGTGTTCACCCGGTTGAAAGCTCCTGATGTAGCCTTAACCGAGGCAGCGGTGGGTGCAGGAATTACCACCCTGCTCTTCATTGTCAGCATAGCCAAGACAATCCGGAGGGAAGAAGATGACTAGATTCAGGCATCTGGTGACACTTATTGTCTTACTGGGTATCGGGTTCATACTCACCATGGCGGTGATCGATATGCCGGTATTCGGCGATCCTGAAGCGCCCGCTCATCGCCATATCGCCCCCCGCTATATCGCCAGGGCCTACGAGGAAACCGGAGTGCCCAATATGGTTACCGCAATTATCCTTGACTACCGTGGATATGACACCCTGGGCGAGCTTACGGTGATATTTGCCGGCGGGGCAGCGGTGCTCTCTCTTCTTGTGGGGAGAAAGCACTGATGACGACCGTAATTATTCAGACGATCGCTCGGTTACTGGTACCCCTTATACAACTGTTCGGGCTCTATGTCATCGTTCACGGACCGGTCAGCCCCGGCGGTGGTTTCCAGGGTGGGGTCATCGTGGGATCGAGCATGATACTGCTGGCGTTGTCTTACGATTTATCCAGCGCCGAAGCCAGGTTAAGTCACAAGGTGAGAATCGCTATGGATAGTCTCGGTTCTCTGTTTTTCGCCGGAATAGGAATATTGGGTTTGCTGGCCGGGGGTGTTTTCCTGAATTATGGCGTTATCCCCCTCCCCATGCCTCCGGCCCAAGTCAGGGGGATCCTGATTCTACTCGTCGGAGTGGCCATCGGAATTCACATCATGGCGCTGGTAGCCTCATTATTCCTACACCTGGCGGAGGAAGATCATGATAATTGAGTTCATAGCGATCAATTTTCCTTATCTTACTTCGGTGGCCCTGCTCCTTATAGGACTTTATGCCCTGATCGCGCGCAGAAATCTGATCAAGAAGGTTATGGGACTGAATATTTTCTCTACTTCAGTGTTGCTTTTCCTGACATCGGTGGGCTACAAAGAGGGTGGGGCGCCTCCCATAAAGGTACCAGGAATAGAGGTATATGTGAATCCGCTGCCCCATGCCCTGGTGCTCACCGGAATCGTGGTTTCCCTGGCGCTGACCTGTTTTGTTCTCGTTCTAACTATTAAGATATATAAAGAATATGGGACTTTGGATTCA
This genomic interval from Atribacteraceae bacterium contains the following:
- the mnhG gene encoding monovalent cation/H(+) antiporter subunit G, with the protein product MIFFYIIIEILVVLFLVLGALFFLLGTIGLLRFPDVYTRLHAVTKCDTLGLGLILVGLMLYEGATLTSVKIAFIIIFVFLTSPTAAHALARASYKHGVKQWDKSVLDRYKEASSGDGNI
- a CDS encoding MnhB domain-containing protein, with amino-acid sequence MTTVIIQTIARLLVPLIQLFGLYVIVHGPVSPGGGFQGGVIVGSSMILLALSYDLSSAEARLSHKVRIAMDSLGSLFFAGIGILGLLAGGVFLNYGVIPLPMPPAQVRGILILLVGVAIGIHIMALVASLFLHLAEEDHDN
- the mbhE gene encoding hydrogen gas-evolving membrane-bound hydrogenase subunit E; this translates as MTRFRHLVTLIVLLGIGFILTMAVIDMPVFGDPEAPAHRHIAPRYIARAYEETGVPNMVTAIILDYRGYDTLGELTVIFAGGAAVLSLLVGRKH
- a CDS encoding Na+/H+ antiporter subunit E; translation: MFGFWMLLSDRRDMMHLGFGLASSLLVALFSHDLLIRDSGSGNTLHWLGIFLRLIPFLGWLLWQIIIANIDVARRVIDPKMPIRPGIVKIRSNMKSDLAQTTLANSITLTPGTMTLDIVDGDIYIHCLAIEDEEKILKSEREFERQVERLFRKRPAGRQGQRRAP
- a CDS encoding cation:proton antiporter subunit C, whose amino-acid sequence is MIIEFIAINFPYLTSVALLLIGLYALIARRNLIKKVMGLNIFSTSVLLFLTSVGYKEGGAPPIKVPGIEVYVNPLPHALVLTGIVVSLALTCFVLVLTIKIYKEYGTLDSDKLSDL
- a CDS encoding hydrogenase subunit MbhD domain-containing protein, with the protein product MGIFEFILLSFLMLLAVAVVFMRDLLAAAVVFAVYSLIMAIVFTRLKAPDVALTEAAVGAGITTLLFIVSIAKTIRREEDD
- a CDS encoding monovalent cation/H+ antiporter complex subunit F; this translates as MSVFMSIALALCFSTLLCTYRLISGPTLPDRIVAASAITTKTLAILVLLAFMYDQKIFLDISITYALLAFLAVLAAARYLGTGRVG